A single window of Nicotiana sylvestris chromosome 3, ASM39365v2, whole genome shotgun sequence DNA harbors:
- the LOC104215359 gene encoding methyl-CpG-binding domain-containing protein 11-like: MMASNMDKGEVLPLELPAPSSWKKLVMPKRGGKVKKNEVVFVAPTGEEIRNRKQLVQYLKTHDGNPGVSEFDWSTIENRRRSARISEKVKAMPPTAVVEPTKKRRRTTSATKKDEEMEVSNVEKENLDKKEMEFSREEEENVVEADMEEEEKDEIGAKKEDTENKKEEEMPDRDASEKKIEASNDTEVDNGDKMAGNGSEETIAIDAELHNNSTDKDNFEGVVADAVFGKANAAEAELEVEEKHGSGEKLEIQIDEDSSAGDVNRDIPDKVTPERSVAGDETDNIQEPGLVGKANDSYANFGEYRSLEQEKEKNRTSLMMDNGEINQPGPAHTPQHQPGAPISC; the protein is encoded by the exons ATGATGGCAAGTAATATGGATAAGGGTGAAGTTTTGCCTTTGGAGCTTCCTGCACCTTCTTCTTGGAAGAAACTG GTCATGCCGAAGAGAGGGGGTAAAGTAAAGAAGAATGAGGTTGTATTTGTTGCTCCAACTGGAGAGGAGATCAGGAACCGCAAACAGTTGGTGCAGTACCTGAAAACGCACGATGGAAATCCTGGTGTATCAGAATTTGATTGGAGTACCATTGAGAATCGAAGGAGATCAGCGCGGATCAGTGAGAAGGTTAAGGCAATGCCTCCTACGGCAGTGGTTGAGCCGACAAAGAAAAGACGTCGAACAACATCAGCTACCAAAAAAGATGAGGAAATGGAAGTATCAAATGTAGAGAAGGAAAACTTGGACAAGAAAGAGATGGAATTTTCcagagaagaagaggaaaatgtaGTAGAAGCTGATATGGAGGAAGAGGAGAAGGACGAGATAGGGGCTAAGAAAGAAGACACAGAGaacaaaaaagaagaggaaatgcctgatagagatgcttcagagAAGAAAATTGAGGCCAGCAATGACACTGAGGTTGACAATGGAGATAAAATGGCAGGAAATGGCTCAGAGGAAACCATTGCCATTGATGCCGAGCTACATAACAATTCCACGGACAAGGATAATTTTGAGGGAGTGGTAGCAGATGCAGTCTTTGGAAAAGCAAATGCTGCTGAAGCTGAACTAGAAGTCGAGGAGAAACATGGATCTGGAGAAAAGCTAGAGATTCAAATTGATGAAGATAGTAGTGCAGGTGACGTGAACCGAGATATTCCAGATAAGGTCACACCAGAAAGAAGTGTTGCAGGAGACGAAACTGACAATATCCAGGAACCTGGATTAGTTGGGAAAGCTAATGATTCCTACGCGAACTTTGGAGAGTACAGGTCGCTGGaacaagagaaagaaaagaatagaACAAGTTTGATGATGGATAATGGCGAGATCAACCAACCAGGGCCAGCACACACCCCGCAACATCAACCAGGTGCACCTATTAGTTGCTAA